A stretch of Bombina bombina isolate aBomBom1 chromosome 2, aBomBom1.pri, whole genome shotgun sequence DNA encodes these proteins:
- the LOC128648073 gene encoding NIPA-like protein 3 — MLVEILAFCFLLYFYKEKNANYIIVILLLVALLGSTTVVTVKALAGMIFVSIRGTMQLRYPIFYIMVVCMVATAVAQASFLTQASQLYDSALIASVNYILFTTIAISAGAVFYLDFRGENVLHVSMCALGCLIAFLGVFLITRNRKKSKSFEPYVAMNSMPGLHSMYDNGLAIQPDFGTSFSYGALESNDSLSEIYAPATLPVVPEEASSSRPYKVLDHNKTE; from the coding sequence ATGTTGGTGGAGATCTTAGCATTCTGTTTCCTTCTGTATTTCTACAAAGAGAAGAATGCCAATTACATTATTGTTATCCTCTTGTTGGTTGCACTATTAGGATCAACAACAGTTGTGACTGTCAAAGCACTAGCTGGGATGATCTTTGTCTCTATTCGTGGCACTATGCAGTTAAGGTATCCAATCTTCTACATCATGGTTGTGTGCATGGTGGCTACAGCTGTTGCCCAAGCATCATTTTTGACCCAAGCTTCTCAGCTATATGATTCTGCTCTGATTGCAAGTGTGAATTACATCCTGTTCACAACTATAGCTATATCTGCAGGTGCAGTATTTTACTTAGACTTCCGGGGAGAGAATGTTCTTCATGTTTCCATGTGTGCACTAGGATGTCTTATTGCTTTTCTTGGAGTCTTCTTAATTACGAGGAACAGGAAAAAATCTAAATCTTTTGAACCCTACGTTGCGATGAATTCTATGCCAGGACTACATAGCATGTATGACAATGGCTTAGCGATTCAGCCAGATTTTGGAACCTCATTTTCATATGGGGCTCTAGAAAGCAATGACAGCTTATCGGAAATATATGCTCCAGCCACTCTTCCTGTTGTTCCAGAAGAAGCGTCATCTTCTCGTCCTTATAAAGTGCTGGATCATAATAAGACTGAATAG
- the LOC128648074 gene encoding NIPA-like protein 3, giving the protein MEKDQSLQLQEIAVTTAAAPADNYFSYKDNLIGALLAIFGHLIISIALNLQKYSPIRLTGSKDPRSYFKTKTWWLGLFLQLVGELVVFSSYAFAPLSLIAPLSAVSLIASTIIGNIFIKEKWKPKEFLSCGLTVAGTYLLITFGPNSHEKMTGENIVKHLVS; this is encoded by the coding sequence ATGGAGAAAGATCAGAGCCTGCAGTTACAGGAGATCGCTGTCACCACGGCAGCAGCACCTGCtgataattatttttcatataaggACAATCTGATTGGTGCCCTACTGGCCATATTTGGACATCTTATAATCAGCATTGCTCTTAACCTACAGAAATACAGTCCTATCCGGCTAACGGGTTCCAAAGATCCTCGTTCATACTTCAAAACAAAGACATGGTGGCTTGGGCTGTTCCTGCAGCTTGTGGGAGAATTAGTAGTGTTCTCATCTTACGCCTTTGCTCCCCTATCGCTTATTGCACCTCTCAGTGCTGTCTCACTTATAGCCAGTACAATCAtaggaaatatatttattaaggagAAATGGAAACCTAAGGAATTCTTAAGCTGTGGTTTGACTGTTGCTGGAACTTATTTGCTGATCACGTTTGGGCCCAACAGTCACGAGAAGATGACTGGGGAGAATATTGTCAAGCATTTAGTTAGCTAG